One window of Synergistaceae bacterium genomic DNA carries:
- the mgtE gene encoding magnesium transporter → MLEKIKSLVESKNVKDLRLLTEDMNDADIADAVEELDPEGRVILFRALRKDIAAEVFAHLNSDTKEDLVSQLTAPELGRIVDELFLDDAADLVEELPADVVKRVLENASPETRRGINQLLQYQEDSAGSIMTTEYISLKPDMNVEESFKHIREVGTDKETLYTCYVIDPKGLLIGVVTVRTMLLSQYADKICDIMTDTNIISVNTNDDREKVTELFQKYDFMAIPVVDSENHLVGIVTVDDAMEVLEEESTEDFHKMAAMLPMDE, encoded by the coding sequence ATGCTTGAAAAAATTAAATCGCTCGTAGAGTCAAAAAATGTTAAGGATTTGCGGCTCCTGACTGAAGACATGAACGATGCAGACATTGCCGACGCTGTAGAAGAACTTGACCCTGAAGGACGAGTCATATTATTCCGTGCTCTACGTAAAGATATAGCCGCCGAAGTTTTTGCGCACTTGAATTCTGACACAAAAGAAGATCTTGTATCGCAGTTGACAGCCCCCGAACTTGGCCGCATTGTCGATGAATTATTTCTTGATGACGCTGCTGACCTAGTAGAAGAACTCCCCGCTGATGTAGTAAAAAGAGTTTTAGAGAACGCCAGCCCTGAAACTAGACGCGGAATTAATCAATTACTGCAATATCAGGAAGACTCAGCCGGAAGCATAATGACTACTGAATATATTTCGCTAAAACCTGATATGAACGTTGAAGAATCTTTCAAGCATATTAGAGAGGTCGGCACTGATAAAGAGACTCTATACACTTGTTACGTAATTGACCCTAAGGGCTTATTAATCGGCGTTGTAACAGTAAGAACTATGCTGCTTTCACAATATGCGGATAAAATTTGCGACATAATGACAGACACGAATATAATCAGCGTGAACACTAACGACGACCGCGAAAAAGTTACGGAATTATTCCAGAAATATGATTTTATGGCGATTCCAGTTGTCGACTCAGAAAATCATTTAGTCGGAATTGTTACAGTTGACGACGCTATGGAAGTATTAGAAGAAGAAAGCACAGAAGATTTTCACAAAATGGCCGCTATGCTTCCTATGGATGAG